A single Carnobacterium alterfunditum DSM 5972 DNA region contains:
- a CDS encoding cation diffusion facilitator family transporter → MLSIVTYLFIATLKLIVANNSGPSALRADGLNNTTDTIASIAVLIDLRLARRPPDDNHPYGHWKAETVASMITSFITLAVGLEVLISAVQHFLTSERASPDLIAGFVGLFSSIVLMSFYLYNNKLAPKKKSGLKRCFERYF, encoded by the coding sequence TTGCTCAGCATTGTAACTTATCTATTTATTGCTACCTTAAAACTGATTGTTGCCAACAATTCAGGTCCGAGCGCTTTACGAGCTGATGGATTGAATAATACAACAGATACTATTGCTTCAATAGCTGTTCTTATTGATCTAAGACTGGCTAGAAGACCTCCAGATGACAACCATCCTTATGGTCACTGGAAAGCTGAAACAGTTGCCAGCATGATTACCTCTTTCATTACACTAGCTGTTGGACTAGAGGTTCTTATTTCTGCAGTACAGCATTTTTTAACTTCTGAAAGAGCCTCTCCTGATTTAATTGCAGGCTTTGTGGGACTATTCTCAAGCATTGTTTTGATGTCTTTTTATCTATACAATAACAAATTAGCCCCCAAAAAAAAGTCAGGCCTTAAAAGATGCTTCGAAAGATACTTTTAA
- a CDS encoding cation transporter dimerization domain-containing protein, whose amino-acid sequence MREVLEVESIKGRTYRTIIYVEVIIKTNPEITVKRSHELTEQVENLLTADFGVFDTKIHVEPSDLNDN is encoded by the coding sequence TTGCGTGAAGTTTTAGAAGTTGAATCCATTAAAGGAAGAACTTATAGAACCATTATCTATGTCGAAGTCATTATAAAAACTAATCCAGAAATAACGGTTAAAAGAAGTCACGAATTAACAGAACAAGTTGAAAATCTTTTAACAGCTGATTTTGGTGTCTTTGATACAAAGATTCATGTTGAACCAAGCGACCTGAATGATAATTAG
- a CDS encoding amino acid ABC transporter ATP-binding protein: MIKINHLKKAFGANEVLTDINQEVKKGEVVVIIGPSGSGKSTVLRCLNLLEIPTSGEIIFEGTALTGLNETKMNQLREKMGMVFQSFNLFPHMTVLENLKVAPIKVKGMASEEAQATAIKLLEQVGLSDKADAYPASLSGGQQQRVAIARALAMNPDVMLFDEPTSALDPEMVGEVLKVMQELADSGMTMVVVTHEMGFAKEVADRVVFMDDGYIVEQGRPEEIFNDPQHERTQDFLAKIL, from the coding sequence ATGATTAAAATAAATCATTTAAAAAAGGCCTTTGGTGCTAATGAAGTCTTAACAGACATCAACCAAGAAGTAAAAAAAGGAGAAGTAGTGGTGATCATAGGCCCGTCAGGATCAGGAAAAAGCACAGTACTTCGTTGCTTGAATTTGTTAGAAATACCAACGAGTGGAGAGATCATCTTTGAAGGGACTGCTTTAACCGGTTTAAATGAAACAAAAATGAATCAATTACGTGAAAAAATGGGCATGGTATTTCAAAGTTTTAATTTATTTCCCCATATGACTGTTTTAGAAAATTTAAAAGTAGCACCTATAAAAGTCAAAGGAATGGCTAGTGAAGAAGCACAAGCAACAGCCATCAAACTATTAGAACAAGTTGGCTTATCAGATAAAGCTGACGCTTATCCTGCAAGTCTATCCGGTGGACAACAACAACGGGTCGCGATCGCACGTGCATTAGCTATGAATCCAGATGTAATGCTTTTTGATGAACCCACTTCAGCGTTAGATCCTGAAATGGTTGGAGAAGTGTTGAAGGTTATGCAAGAGTTAGCTGATTCCGGCATGACTATGGTCGTTGTGACTCATGAAATGGGATTTGCAAAAGAAGTGGCTGATCGTGTGGTTTTTATGGATGACGGTTATATTGTTGAGCAGGGGCGACCCGAAGAGATCTTTAATGATCCCCAACACGAAAGAACTCAAGATTTTTTAGCTAAAATATTATAA
- a CDS encoding ABC transporter substrate-binding protein/permease, whose product MKKKSLYLIILSLMTVFGLFVPVETVSAADTALEDIQKKGTLVIGTSADFPPYEFHAAVDGKDTIVGMDISIAQKIAADLGVELKVDDIGFDSLLPALESEKIDMVISGMSPTNERKKSVDFSDVYYTGGQNIVVRETDKDVHTSTSDLKGMKVGVQTASLQETIAQEQMLDSELLSLSKMTDLILALKTNKIEAILMEKPSAEAYIENDSQLVTFDGEFILEEGEQGSAIAFKKDTQSLVAAVNTSLTAIDEQKLIASYLEEAGSHLQAASQGTDEESDSSNSIFNYWRYFLNGTGYTILISVVSVFFGSILGVILSFMRTSKNKIIKFLATAYVEFVRGTPMMIQVMFIYFAVGYLINIPALASGIIAVSLNSAAYICEIIRSGLNSVPKGQAEAARSLGMSQKISMRQIIFPQALKNIWPALGNEFITVIKESSIVSIIGVSDLIFQTKVVTSISYRGIAPLVITMIIYFILTFSLTKLLNHYEGKMNHD is encoded by the coding sequence ATGAAAAAGAAATCATTATATTTAATTATACTTAGTTTGATGACTGTTTTCGGGTTATTTGTACCAGTCGAAACAGTATCCGCTGCTGATACAGCATTAGAGGACATTCAAAAGAAAGGGACGTTGGTTATCGGTACTAGTGCTGATTTTCCACCGTACGAATTCCATGCTGCGGTAGATGGGAAAGATACAATAGTTGGGATGGATATCTCGATTGCGCAAAAGATTGCAGCTGATTTGGGTGTAGAATTAAAAGTTGATGATATCGGTTTTGACAGCCTCTTGCCAGCTTTAGAATCAGAAAAAATCGATATGGTCATTTCGGGTATGAGCCCAACCAACGAACGTAAGAAAAGTGTCGATTTCTCCGACGTTTACTATACGGGTGGACAAAATATCGTTGTCAGAGAGACAGATAAAGATGTCCACACAAGTACGAGTGATTTAAAAGGGATGAAAGTGGGTGTTCAAACAGCTTCTCTCCAAGAAACGATTGCTCAAGAACAAATGCTCGATTCCGAGCTATTGAGTTTATCAAAAATGACAGATTTGATTTTAGCTTTAAAAACAAATAAAATTGAAGCCATCTTGATGGAAAAACCCAGTGCAGAAGCTTACATTGAAAATGATAGTCAGTTAGTAACGTTTGATGGAGAATTTATTTTAGAAGAAGGGGAACAAGGATCGGCGATTGCTTTCAAAAAAGATACGCAATCTTTAGTAGCTGCTGTGAATACTTCCTTAACAGCAATCGATGAACAAAAATTGATTGCTAGTTATCTGGAAGAAGCCGGATCTCATTTACAAGCTGCATCACAAGGAACAGATGAAGAATCGGATAGCAGCAATAGTATTTTCAACTATTGGCGGTACTTTTTAAATGGTACAGGATATACTATTCTTATTTCAGTTGTGAGTGTCTTTTTCGGTTCAATATTAGGAGTCATTTTATCCTTTATGAGAACGAGTAAGAACAAAATCATAAAATTTTTAGCAACAGCTTATGTCGAATTTGTTCGTGGAACACCTATGATGATCCAAGTTATGTTTATCTATTTCGCAGTAGGTTACCTGATAAACATTCCGGCTTTAGCATCAGGTATCATCGCTGTTTCATTAAATAGTGCAGCGTATATTTGTGAAATTATCCGTTCTGGTTTAAATTCGGTACCTAAAGGACAAGCTGAAGCAGCAAGAAGTTTAGGCATGAGTCAAAAGATTTCGATGCGTCAAATCATTTTCCCACAAGCACTTAAAAATATTTGGCCGGCATTAGGAAATGAATTTATTACCGTTATTAAAGAAAGCTCTATCGTCTCTATTATTGGTGTAAGTGATCTAATTTTCCAGACGAAAGTTGTAACATCTATTTCATATAGAGGGATCGCTCCTTTAGTTATTACAATGATCATTTACTTTATTTTGACGTTCAGTTTAACTAAGCTATTAAATCATTACGAAGGGAAGATGAATCATGATTAA
- a CDS encoding SPJ_0845 family protein, with protein sequence MGLIHKSETSLDDLFSKFAIDPEEEIIVPQPEKDALFDENKKTISLEKNDKKRNIG encoded by the coding sequence ATGGGACTAATTCATAAATCAGAAACAAGCTTAGATGATTTGTTTAGTAAATTCGCTATTGACCCTGAGGAAGAGATCATTGTTCCTCAACCTGAAAAAGACGCTCTTTTCGATGAAAATAAAAAAACGATTTCTTTAGAAAAAAATGATAAAAAAAGAAACATTGGATGA
- a CDS encoding nucleoside triphosphate pyrophosphohydrolase family protein, producing MEFNEYQKLANRTLYGNEQVLTNCALGVASEAGELVDLVKKYTFHGHDLDKKELTKELGDVLWYLSQIAEWADIPFEEAAVQNIEKLRQRYPDGFSEERSRHRVE from the coding sequence ATGGAATTTAATGAATATCAAAAATTAGCCAATCGTACTTTATATGGAAATGAACAAGTATTAACCAATTGCGCTTTAGGAGTAGCTAGTGAAGCTGGTGAATTAGTCGATTTAGTTAAAAAGTATACTTTTCATGGTCATGATCTAGATAAAAAAGAACTAACCAAAGAACTTGGGGACGTTTTATGGTACTTATCTCAAATTGCAGAATGGGCTGACATTCCTTTTGAAGAAGCAGCAGTACAAAATATTGAAAAATTGAGACAACGTTATCCGGATGGGTTTTCTGAAGAAAGAAGCCGTCATCGGGTCGAATAA
- the hemL gene encoding glutamate-1-semialdehyde 2,1-aminomutase: MPGGVNSPVRAFKSVDVPPVFIQKGKGSHVVDIDGNDYIDYVLGWGPLILGHANDQVIKEIQRTASLGTSFGMPTLLENQLAELVIQRVPSVEMVRFVNSGTEATMSALRLARGFTNRDKIVKLEGSYHGHDDALLVKVGSGVATLGLPDSPGVPKSTTSNTLVAPYNDLEAIEELFQTYPGEIAAVIIEPVAGNMGVIPPLKGFLEGLRSLTEKDGALLIFDEVMSGFRVGYHSAQGYYNVLPDLTCLGKVIGGGVPVGAYGGRKDIMEHIAPAGSVYQAGTLSGNPIAMAAGIATLSQLTEENYTYFEDLGNVLEKGILSLSALYDVPITINRAGSMIGLFFNEGPVTNYAQSKASDTQFFADYYKEMINHGVLLPPSQFEGIFLSTTHTIEDIEQTLDAMEASFRILKNVE, translated from the coding sequence ATGCCTGGGGGAGTAAACAGTCCGGTAAGAGCATTTAAATCAGTAGATGTGCCTCCTGTATTTATTCAAAAAGGTAAAGGAAGCCATGTTGTTGATATAGATGGAAATGACTACATTGATTATGTTCTAGGTTGGGGTCCATTGATCTTAGGTCATGCAAATGATCAAGTCATAAAGGAAATTCAACGTACAGCAAGTCTTGGAACAAGTTTTGGGATGCCAACTCTTTTAGAAAACCAATTAGCTGAATTGGTCATCCAACGCGTTCCCTCTGTAGAAATGGTTCGTTTTGTAAACTCTGGAACAGAAGCAACAATGAGCGCTTTACGTTTGGCAAGAGGTTTTACAAATCGAGATAAAATCGTTAAGTTAGAAGGAAGCTATCATGGTCATGATGATGCTTTATTGGTAAAAGTTGGCTCTGGTGTTGCGACACTAGGCTTACCCGATTCACCTGGGGTCCCAAAAAGTACAACATCAAATACACTGGTTGCCCCTTATAATGATCTAGAAGCGATCGAAGAGCTTTTTCAAACTTATCCCGGTGAGATTGCAGCTGTCATCATAGAGCCTGTAGCGGGCAATATGGGCGTTATACCACCATTGAAAGGTTTTTTAGAAGGCTTGCGGTCGTTAACCGAAAAAGACGGTGCTTTATTGATATTTGACGAAGTAATGTCTGGCTTTAGAGTAGGCTACCACAGTGCTCAAGGGTACTATAATGTGTTGCCGGATTTAACTTGTTTAGGAAAAGTTATTGGTGGAGGCGTTCCTGTAGGAGCTTATGGCGGAAGAAAAGATATCATGGAACATATTGCACCAGCGGGCAGCGTTTATCAAGCAGGTACGCTATCAGGCAATCCAATTGCGATGGCTGCAGGAATTGCTACACTTTCTCAATTAACTGAAGAAAATTATACTTACTTTGAGGATCTAGGAAATGTCTTAGAAAAAGGAATCCTTTCCTTAAGCGCTCTATATGATGTTCCTATTACGATCAACCGTGCAGGAAGTATGATTGGATTATTTTTTAATGAAGGTCCAGTAACTAATTATGCGCAAAGTAAAGCAAGTGATACACAATTTTTTGCTGACTATTATAAAGAAATGATCAATCATGGTGTATTGTTGCCTCCTTCTCAATTTGAAGGAATCTTTTTATCCACTACTCATACTATAGAAGACATTGAACAAACTTTGGATGCTATGGAGGCAAGTTTTAGAATATTGAAAAATGTAGAATAG
- the hemA gene encoding glutamyl-tRNA reductase: protein MVLLKILLYGVSHKTTPIEIRENYTIEEKKLPEQLAEIKSFLGVEEAVILSTCNRIEYYLYIDQTKFMHGEMLRYLSDHTGYEISEVISTSYGKSNYEAAEHLFKVATGLDSLIIGETQILSQVKQAFAVAIEQKTSGPILNSLFNKAISFSKKMHTKTNLDQLSYNPGTAAVKLYKEEWESIVDKRFLLIGSGKMVRLTAKTLFYQGSTHITLTGRNEQKVNDLAHELNLWAQTTRHSDVLNRYFFTADFDHLPMSIAVADGVIAATKAPYHLITEKTIEEMAAIRLTMKKQLFMDFAVPRNIEPSIQYIEGIQVFDMDQISFRLEEVDSDKEKIVRKITTNLNEEVAAFKQWYQERNAVPYLDELNEHMLELKEKTLTSLERKLPELTAHQILLINKHMHSMINQMKRKPIESLKEYARKNTSKESKNELELFAKALGISVGSEETEQPAEVLVAESQGISVETTNKTI from the coding sequence ATGGTACTATTGAAAATCTTATTATACGGGGTCAGTCATAAAACGACGCCAATAGAAATTAGAGAAAACTATACAATTGAAGAGAAAAAATTGCCTGAACAACTTGCTGAAATCAAATCATTTTTAGGAGTTGAAGAGGCGGTGATTCTGTCAACGTGCAATCGGATAGAATACTATCTTTATATTGATCAAACTAAATTTATGCATGGAGAGATGTTGCGTTATCTTTCAGATCATACAGGGTATGAAATTTCTGAAGTTATATCAACAAGTTATGGGAAGTCTAATTATGAAGCTGCTGAACATCTTTTTAAGGTTGCTACAGGACTTGATTCGTTGATCATTGGCGAAACTCAAATTCTAAGCCAAGTAAAACAAGCTTTTGCTGTCGCTATCGAACAAAAGACATCTGGCCCCATTCTAAATTCTTTATTTAATAAAGCCATTTCTTTTTCTAAAAAAATGCATACTAAAACGAACTTAGATCAATTATCTTATAACCCTGGAACAGCTGCGGTCAAACTATATAAAGAAGAGTGGGAAAGTATTGTAGATAAACGATTTCTTTTGATCGGATCAGGAAAGATGGTTCGATTAACAGCAAAAACGCTATTCTATCAAGGGTCTACTCATATAACACTAACTGGTCGTAATGAACAGAAAGTTAATGATTTAGCACACGAACTAAATTTATGGGCACAAACAACACGTCATTCGGATGTGTTGAACCGTTATTTTTTCACAGCTGACTTTGACCATTTACCGATGTCTATAGCTGTTGCAGACGGTGTGATCGCTGCTACGAAAGCACCCTATCACTTAATAACAGAAAAGACAATTGAAGAGATGGCGGCTATTCGTTTAACGATGAAAAAGCAACTATTTATGGATTTTGCTGTTCCAAGAAATATTGAACCCAGCATCCAATATATTGAAGGGATCCAAGTTTTTGATATGGATCAAATTAGTTTTCGTTTAGAGGAAGTCGATTCCGATAAAGAAAAAATCGTTAGAAAAATTACAACGAATCTGAATGAAGAAGTAGCAGCCTTTAAACAATGGTACCAAGAAAGAAATGCTGTTCCTTATTTAGACGAACTAAATGAGCACATGCTAGAATTAAAAGAAAAGACGTTGACTAGTTTAGAGCGAAAATTGCCAGAATTAACGGCACATCAAATTCTTTTGATCAACAAGCATATGCACAGTATGATCAATCAAATGAAACGGAAACCAATCGAATCATTGAAAGAGTATGCCAGGAAAAATACATCAAAAGAATCAAAAAATGAGCTAGAATTATTCGCCAAAGCATTAGGGATCTCAGTCGGGTCAGAAGAGACAGAACAGCCCGCTGAAGTACTTGTGGCAGAAAGTCAGGGGATCAGCGTTGAGACGACAAACAAAACAATCTGA
- the yihA gene encoding ribosome biogenesis GTP-binding protein YihA/YsxC produces the protein MKVNKADIVISAVSPAQYPNTGLPEIALAGRSNVGKSSFINTLINRKGLARTSGKPGKTQTLNYYIIEDSFYFVDVPGYGYAKVSKTERAKWGQMLETYFTQREPLKAALSIVDLRHPPTEDDVQMYEFLKYHSIPVIVVATKADKIPRGKWNKHIKIVKDKLNLREEDDFVLFSSETGEGKEKAWSLIESYIKS, from the coding sequence ATGAAAGTAAATAAAGCTGATATTGTCATCAGTGCGGTTTCGCCTGCCCAATATCCAAACACAGGGTTACCTGAAATAGCTTTAGCCGGACGTTCAAATGTTGGAAAATCGTCATTCATTAATACATTGATCAACCGAAAAGGGTTAGCTAGAACTTCAGGAAAACCAGGAAAAACTCAAACATTAAATTATTATATAATAGAAGATAGTTTTTATTTCGTAGATGTTCCAGGATACGGGTATGCTAAAGTATCTAAAACGGAACGTGCAAAATGGGGACAAATGCTTGAAACTTACTTTACTCAAAGAGAGCCTTTAAAAGCAGCTCTTTCGATAGTAGATCTAAGACACCCACCAACAGAAGATGATGTGCAAATGTATGAGTTTTTAAAGTACCATTCTATTCCAGTTATCGTAGTCGCTACAAAAGCAGATAAGATCCCCAGAGGGAAATGGAACAAACACATAAAAATCGTTAAAGATAAGTTGAATTTAAGAGAAGAAGACGATTTCGTTCTTTTTTCTTCTGAAACAGGAGAAGGAAAAGAGAAAGCATGGAGTCTAATCGAATCATACATTAAAAGCTGA